ATTGATCTCCCGGACATTCCAGAGATAGCTCGGCGTGTATGTGACAAGTGCTCTTGTCTTCCCCTTCTGATACAAAAGATAGCACGCTCTTTCAGATTGAAAAAGAGTGCTTCCAGCTGGAGGGTAGGACTGGAAGATCTTGAAGAACGATGGCCGGATTATGAGAATGAAGGCGTGAGTGAGTTGTACTCATTCTTGACGTTCTGTTATGATGAATTGAAAGATGAAAACAAACAGAAATGCTTTCTGTATGCTTCATTGTACCCTGCCAATTGTAAGGTTTATACTGACTATTTGGTGGAGTGTTGGGCTGCTCAAAACTTCCTTGGGGATGTTAACAACACAAGGAAATACCAAAAGGCACGCGATCGTGGTCAGGCGATATTGGAACATCTTACTGATGTCTCTCTTCTGGACAGAGGAAAACAGATGATATATGTTTCCATGAATGATTGTATGCAACAACTTGCTTTGCATATATCATCTAAGCACCCTGAATGTAGTTCTTATGTCCAAACTAGAGAGAAACTTGGTGATGCCCAAGAATCATTATCATGGGAGAAGGCTAGATGGGTATCAATGATAGACACTAATCTGAAAAATTTGCCAACAAACCAAGATTGTAGCATGCTTTTGATGCTATTGCTGCAAAAGAATCCAGACTTGTCTACGATCCCACAACTGTTTTTCAAGAAACACATGAGAAGTCTTCTTGTGTTGGACTTGTATGGCACTGGAATTAGGTGGTTACCATCATCGATGTCAAAGTTAACAGGTCTTAAAGGGCTCTATCTTAATCACTGTAAGCATCTAAGGGAGTTACATCCTGCTATTCGAACACTTGAGCTTCTTGAGTTCCTCGACATTCGGGGTACCCAGATAAGCTTCATCCCATCTCTTATTGGGTACTTGATCAATTTAAGATGCCTGCGAGTCCCATACATCAGAAGTGGTGATCAAAATATGGATCAAACAGGTGATCTTGATCCTTGTGCAATTTTAAGGCTCACAAGATTAGAAGAATTGGTCATCGAAGTAGTTTCCTTTGAGGACTGGTGCAGTAATGCAGAAAATGTGATGGCGATGTTGACTTCTTTGGAACATCTAACCAACCTTCAGTGCAGCTTTCCCTCTTCCAACATTCTTGACAGGTTTCTAAGAAGGAGATCTGGAAGGCAATTTACTTCGTTCCAATTCTTTGTCGGATGTCCAAACTCAAAACGGCCACAAATTCTAGAGTCTTTTGAGTATAGGATTTCCAAATACATAAGGTATGACAATAGCAAGCATGAGAATACTTTTTCAATAAGTGAGATACTTCCTCAAACCCATGCAGTTGAATTGGTACACttcaaggaaattaaagaaatatcAGACCTTGGAAAAGAAAACTTGGAGCAAATTCGCGGTCTTTCACTCGAGGAATGCAATGAAATTCATACCCTTATAGGAGGTAATGTGAATGGTTCTAGAGATGAAATCGGCCTGCCAAATCTAGAGCAATTGCTGTTAAACAAATTGCTTGAATTGAATTGTGTGTTTCGAGGTCCTCTGAATCCTGGATCCCTTTCCAAATTAAAGGTTTTGACATTGAAGAATTGCCCGTTTTTAATAACCATTTTTTGCAATGGGGCTATTCAATATCTCTCAGAGCTTCAGAAACTGGAAATTCACAGCTGCTTTAGATTAGAAGAACTTATTCCAATCATAGAGGTCGGTGAGGATGTTCTTCCAAAACTGGAGGTGCTGCTGCTAGCTAACTTGCCAAGACTCAGATTTGTAACCCCAGACATGACATTGAGATGGTCCTCTCTAGAGCGAGTAAATATATACAGGTGCCCTTTGTTGAAATCTTTACCATTTTGCAAGGACAAGGAAACAAACCTAAGATCCATTAGGGGTGAACAAGGATGGTGGAATGAGTTGAAGTGGAGACACAAAGCTCAATACCAAGACATATTTCTACCCTCGAATGAGCTTACATTTTAGCCATATTTCTTCATGGCTCGCATTAATGTTTTATGAAGAAATGAAAAGCAAGTTGTGCTTGTGCCTGTTGCATTTTCCTAGTATGTTCTGTCTTAAAAACATTGTAAGTTGTAACATCTTGTTCATGGATAAAGTTTGATTTGTGTGTAAGTTAGAAGAGTCTTTCCTTCTAATAATATCTTCTTTGAAAAAAACAAATGCAGATCATGCAAGATTTTTTAGTGCATGTGGAGTAGAGTAGTTAGCTTTCGtcaaaaaaatcattttaagCAAATGTATCGGTTGAAAACTCCGATCACACTTCATGATGTTCAAATTGATGGGAGATATCATAATCGGTTTGTATGGATAGTGTTTGTTTAATGAATACCTTGTGCGCAGTTCCTAGTTAGATTTTAACATCTAGACATCTAGCTTTATAGAATATAGCATATTAAGACAAAACATTTTTTAAtaacatataatataatttaattttggcATGCCACCAATATACAAATGTTATTCCTATATATCAAATTACATATTACTATGTCAGTTTATAATAACATGAGCCATCCATCAAAGGTATCAAACTTTATCTTCATCATacagaaataaaaattaacttcAACGGTTCCATTTCACATTAAACTGAGGCTTAGTTCATCTACAACCTTGATGAGGCCAAACtcaataaaaaagagaaatcttttataattcttttaaatatatACTATTCAT
This sequence is a window from Arachis stenosperma cultivar V10309 chromosome 10, arast.V10309.gnm1.PFL2, whole genome shotgun sequence. Protein-coding genes within it:
- the LOC130954467 gene encoding probable disease resistance protein At4g27220 codes for the protein MAGFGNIASNLGDLATEVAKQVGGEALASRLVSVRNSGENFELLKQELQGLLALKEDKEKEVQGNRHKDTSSAYRLWSAKVFEVAAETRHLIAKYETSTWSWKHPTLSTEIEKRLKDVQQLVEKGNSVDCIVEKPPDRILKVFDAPEIMGYKTLQSALENIVDLLKSSKIQTIGVAGMKGVGKTALMQNLNNHDVVAEIFDIVIFIRLSADHTDHELQCKIAKRLRVDTEVINDPEEVARIIHEELQTKKYLLILDGTADEINLSQLGIPCNDNHSKVIITAQHRQVCTLNGAERMIEVGLLSRDEAWKMFCNTVGPVIDLPDIPEIARRVCDKCSCLPLLIQKIARSFRLKKSASSWRVGLEDLEERWPDYENEGVSELYSFLTFCYDELKDENKQKCFLYASLYPANCKVYTDYLVECWAAQNFLGDVNNTRKYQKARDRGQAILEHLTDVSLLDRGKQMIYVSMNDCMQQLALHISSKHPECSSYVQTREKLGDAQESLSWEKARWVSMIDTNLKNLPTNQDCSMLLMLLLQKNPDLSTIPQLFFKKHMRSLLVLDLYGTGIRWLPSSMSKLTGLKGLYLNHCKHLRELHPAIRTLELLEFLDIRGTQISFIPSLIGYLINLRCLRVPYIRSGDQNMDQTGDLDPCAILRLTRLEELVIEVVSFEDWCSNAENVMAMLTSLEHLTNLQCSFPSSNILDRFLRRRSGRQFTSFQFFVGCPNSKRPQILESFEYRISKYIRYDNSKHENTFSISEILPQTHAVELVHFKEIKEISDLGKENLEQIRGLSLEECNEIHTLIGGNVNGSRDEIGLPNLEQLLLNKLLELNCVFRGPLNPGSLSKLKVLTLKNCPFLITIFCNGAIQYLSELQKLEIHSCFRLEELIPIIEVGEDVLPKLEVLLLANLPRLRFVTPDMTLRWSSLERVNIYRCPLLKSLPFCKDKETNLRSIRGEQGWWNELKWRHKAQYQDIFLPSNELTF